In Besnoitia besnoiti strain Bb-Ger1 chromosome I, whole genome shotgun sequence, the genomic window AAAATTCCTGTATCGCACACGCCCTGcactgcgcatgcagacggtATCGCTCGCCTTGCGTCCTCAGGACGCAACGTAATACCGCTGCGCATCGGACTGCGGCACAGAAGCGGAGCGCGCATCTGACCCGAGGTACGCACTTTCGTGCTGGATTTTATGAAGAGCTCGGCCGCATGAAATACCTGGATTCGCATCTATCACGAactcgccgccttcgccatCTTCGGCTTCGTCAGGTAAGAGGCATTGGAGGGCCGATAGACCCTTGGGTGTCCGCAGTTCGCCGAGCTGGAGCCACGCTTCAGGTGCGATGTTGTTTCGCATCCAGAAGCGCTTGTCGGCTTGATAAGGATTTTGGAAGGGCAGGTCATCTCCGTCTACCAAATCTTTTGCTCCAGGCGTCGGACAGGATGACTTCTGACCGGTCGGCGCCGACCGATACAGGCCAATCGTGCCGAGATCTGAATCTGAGACTCGGTCTGCAAAGTACTTCACCTTTCGCGtgtgcagaggcagcagaaaaGGGAAATGGGAAATAAATCGCACAAATATCAGACCGAGGGCGGGGAACGCCTCACTCCGATGAAACTGAGGCGACTCTGTTCACGCCCCCGGAATCGGGGTTAGAGAGTCTTATTAGATGAGCCTTGGTGCCACAGCGCAGCGACTGTGTTATAACAACTAATTCGTGTTCACTAAAAACGGTCATCCGACGCGAAATGCCTCCGTATATGGACGAGGTTGAGTCGAGCAGCGTCGCTACGAACATGTGCTGATCTACGACTCTGCAGTTGAGGCATCTACCGTTTTCGCAGTGCTTCAGTTCAAGCTTCGCCACCGACTGCAGGCAGGTGATGCTTCCTCTCGGGTCTACTGTGATCATCGCCTGTTGGATGAGCATCGACCTACAGAAAACAGCTTAGGATGGGGATCTTTCTTTTGCGCGAGACGATTAAGAAGAAGAGCCAGAAGTTGCGGTAGCTGATGCGTCTCGCAGTAATGCCTTATCTCTTCCTGTTCCTTCGTCCTTTGTCTGAACAGATTCATCGCAGCTGTGTAAGACTTCGTGTGTCCATGAAATACCGTTAGGGCAGTGCGAGGCGCGTGAAAGATACGTTTCTTCAGTCGTTGCTACATCCGCTAAGGTAGCAAACTTTGTGTTCCGGCGCACCGGGTAAAAGCTTTCTACCACCAGGCTCCAACAGCCGAGCTCCGCAAGCATAATTCGCCCCAATGCTTAGGAACCGTGGATCAGCTCACGAACCTTTCCGCCATTGTGCTTCGACGCCGGAATCAGTTTTGATGAGGGGAATTGCAAGAAGATGCAGTCTGTTGCAAGCGTGCGATATTCGATACTTCTCATTATAGGCCGTTGGAAAGAGGAGGCCGGAAAGCTCGAACACTGTTTTCCCGACTGTGGTTTTTCTGGCCTGCGTAGCAGGGAGAACTCCTTAGAAAAGGAAGAGCGAAAACGCATTGAGATACCAAATTGCCCTCATGCAAAGATTCGAGGAACAGCTGTACTCTCTGTTATTCTCCTATTGTCGAGAGCAGATTGAAATGCTGCCATTTCGTTGGCAATACGCTGAGCAAGGGGTCGCCGTTCCACATAGACCAGAAGAGCACCGCCTATCCGTCGCTATTGTTCCTTGCTCTTCGACTCGGTCTCTTCGACCAAAAAGACCGAGTTGCAATTCTTGAAACTGTACAAAGCCCTTTTCGCGCGTTAGGTTCTATAACGTCCGCAAGTTGTGAAAAATACGCCAGAGTAAATGGACAGTGAAATGGCGCAAAGAGTTGTCATATTACATTTGTGTGGCGCTGGCATAAACAGGTCAAAAGTAGAGTTCGCGGTAAAGCGTTCACATGGTGATCATTCCTAAGGGCAGTGTATGCCTACGCCGAAGCATACACTCTCCCGAAGCCCAAGAGACGTGAGCTTGTATTACTGTAGGGTGAACGGGGGCCTTTAACGAGGGCTAGGAGGTGACAGGACAACCAAATCATGTTCCGAAAGCAGATTGGCACTACCCTGCGACCGAAGCGTTGACAACTGCAACTCTCAAGGGAGACTCTGTTGCTTTGAGCCGTTCTTCGCGGGGAAATAGTATTTTACGCAGGTGCGTGTTCACCCCGTGCTTTGTTCAGTTCGAGGCACTGCAGGAACTGCCGCTGGGCAGAAGCTGACGCACTGCCAATTCACTGATGCTTTTCGGACTGACAGACAATATCATAACACGACGCTGTCATGATTCTGGCTGTTCTGTCATTTGAGACGAGGACCTCTGTCTTGAGGCCAAGCAAAAGAAGCGAGTTGTTACAATAGAGGACAAATGAGTCAGTTTTGAAAGGTGAAGATCTGCATGACTTTACCAGACGGTCTCTATTAAGTTATAACCCAAAGAAGGCCTAGCGATATTCCAGGGTATGTGCGGTGCACGCGTCAAAGATTACACTGTGAAACAGAAGGACTATCTCCAAAGCACCTTTCCCAAACGATGGGAGACAATCGAGCTTCTAGGACGCCTTTCAGACGTGGTTTTCAAGCCAAACAGGGTATGATGCTTGCTTCAGCGCAGTGACCGGAACAACCGAACTGTTACTTCTCAATCTCTAACGTAGTGTTATCAGAGCATTTCAGAGACAAGTCACTTGACAAGTGCAGCCTCTCCGGGTCTTCTCACGAGGCGGTCGACACGATtatgtgcatgcgcagactGGGTGCAACCTCGAACGCTTTTCATGGCGAGAGCGATTCATCGCTGTTCAGTGTACGAGACAATCATTTATCCGGATTATTTTCTTACAGCTTCACGAGAGCTGAGCTCTCCAATAAGAAAGGCTGCGCACTAATTTCAGCCACATCCGACCTACAACCGATCTTACGCCACATGGTCAGCGCGAGTACTCTGAAGCAAAGTGGTTTTCCCGTGAGACGCCGTCTCGCCATCGGGAGAGCGCAAAAAGAGACCGAGGTAGCAGCAACACCGGAAAAACCTTTTCGAGCCGCCGACATACACACTTACCAGGACATGAATGCACGTCGGGGTGTCTACGGTTTTGTTGGGCCCTGACTGGTAGCGTCCTGTCTGATGCACCACCCTGAAATCGCGtccgcgagacgcgaggTCTTTTGCTGAGACCCATGCCTTCTCAAGCAACTGTGCGCATCTGAAGATCTTGACGCAGCAACCTCGAATCGCGACCGGTGCTGACTGACACTGCCGAAGTGTGCATTCGGAAATCGCGCTAGATTCCGCCGTAAGTGCTCGGAAGATGCCTAGCAGAAGACATCCACTTTATGGTGCCATGTGATTTAGCGACCACAACCTCGACCCGCGATTTGTGTTTCTCATTTAGCGCCCAGTTGTAGGGCAGCAAGAGACAGGGTTCCTGCCGGCAACTATGGCGGACGTAGCTGGGTGCGACATACGG contains:
- a CDS encoding hypothetical protein (encoded by transcript BESB_009810) → MRSIEYRTLATDCIFLQFPSSKLIPASKHNGGKVPAMNLFRQRTKEQEEIRHYCETHQLPQLLALLLNRLAQKKDPHPKLFSVGRCSSNRR